Proteins encoded together in one Anaerococcus murdochii window:
- a CDS encoding ABC transporter ATP-binding protein — protein sequence MESIKEFYKSFTYIKRYLGEFKKNRNISRIYTSFETILELAIPAIMGLTLNEAVKGQDLGLAVKYGLLMVVLSLITMFCGMQATKNAGIASSGMGRNARLAQFENIQRFSFEDIDYFGVPSLLTRLSSDTQQITFSMFVSTRFVIKTVAMAIVAFVLALKSSLKLSLIFLIAVPILFALLMGLTTYAIPKFRKARYQYDKLNLVVEENLKNMRVIKAFFRKKYELDKFGIQNQKMFEYADGSQGPMSLVFPLANVVLFATFVGITYFGGIEIIEGRLQVGDLVAFNMYATMLLGAFIGMSMVLTMFMSASPGITRVVEVISRVPTMDNNKKIEGLKLEDGSIDFDNVSFKYEEDSDSYQLEDINLHIKSGESIGILGPTGASKSTLVQLIPRLYDISEGSLKVGGHSVEKYDLKTLRDDVAIVLQKNTLFSGSIADNLRWGDDEATMEEIELASKISQADDFVRNRHDGYESVLGQGGTGVSGGQKQRLTIARALLKKPKILIMDNSTSAVDTKTETAIIDGINKYNKDLTKIIISQRVSSFKYVDRIIVMNEGKIEAIGTHDELYATNRVYRETVDIQEQGGGDND from the coding sequence ATGGAAAGTATAAAAGAATTTTACAAGTCCTTTACCTATATCAAAAGGTACTTGGGAGAATTTAAGAAAAATAGAAATATTTCGAGGATTTATACCAGCTTTGAAACCATCTTAGAGCTTGCAATTCCAGCTATTATGGGCCTTACACTTAATGAAGCTGTTAAGGGCCAAGATTTGGGTCTTGCCGTAAAATACGGACTATTGATGGTTGTATTATCATTAATTACCATGTTTTGTGGTATGCAGGCAACTAAAAATGCTGGTATTGCTTCATCTGGTATGGGCCGTAATGCAAGGCTTGCTCAGTTTGAAAATATCCAGCGCTTTTCTTTTGAAGATATAGATTATTTTGGGGTCCCTTCGCTTTTGACAAGGCTATCGTCTGATACCCAGCAGATTACTTTTTCAATGTTTGTTTCAACCAGGTTTGTAATTAAGACTGTAGCAATGGCTATAGTGGCCTTTGTTTTGGCTCTTAAATCTAGCCTAAAATTGTCGCTTATATTTTTGATAGCTGTGCCAATTTTGTTTGCCCTTTTGATGGGATTAACAACCTATGCCATTCCAAAATTTAGGAAGGCCCGCTACCAATATGACAAACTCAACCTAGTTGTAGAGGAAAATCTTAAGAATATGCGTGTGATTAAGGCATTTTTTAGGAAAAAATACGAGCTTGATAAGTTTGGCATCCAAAACCAAAAGATGTTTGAATACGCGGACGGATCTCAAGGGCCAATGTCTCTTGTATTTCCCCTTGCCAATGTAGTTTTATTTGCCACCTTTGTTGGCATCACCTATTTTGGCGGGATTGAAATCATCGAAGGCAGGCTCCAAGTCGGCGACCTTGTGGCATTTAATATGTACGCAACCATGCTTTTAGGCGCCTTTATCGGTATGTCCATGGTTTTAACCATGTTTATGTCAGCATCGCCTGGTATTACAAGGGTTGTTGAAGTTATTAGCAGGGTTCCTACTATGGATAATAATAAGAAAATCGAAGGCCTAAAATTAGAAGATGGTTCAATTGATTTTGACAATGTTTCCTTTAAATATGAAGAAGATTCTGATTCCTATCAGCTTGAAGATATAAATCTTCACATCAAAAGCGGTGAGTCAATTGGTATCTTAGGACCAACAGGAGCATCAAAATCCACCCTAGTTCAGTTAATTCCAAGACTCTATGATATAAGCGAAGGCTCTCTAAAAGTAGGTGGCCATTCGGTTGAAAAATATGACCTAAAAACTTTAAGAGATGATGTGGCAATAGTTCTTCAAAAAAATACCCTATTTTCAGGATCTATTGCCGATAACCTCAGGTGGGGAGATGATGAGGCAACTATGGAAGAAATTGAGCTTGCAAGTAAGATTTCCCAGGCCGATGACTTTGTAAGAAACCGCCATGATGGCTATGAATCAGTCCTTGGCCAGGGTGGAACAGGCGTTTCTGGTGGTCAAAAACAAAGGCTAACTATTGCCAGAGCACTACTTAAAAAGCCAAAAATCCTTATTATGGATAACTCCACATCTGCAGTTGATACCAAGACAGAAACAGCCATTATCGATGGCATTAACAAATACAACAAGGATTTGACAAAGATAATTATTTCCCAGAGGGTATCTTCATTTAAGTATGTAGACAGGATTATAGTTATGAACGAAGGAAAAATCGAAGCAATCGGCACTCACGATGAGCTTTATGCGACCAACAGGGTCTACAGGGAAACCGTTGATATACAAGAGCAAGGAGGTGGAGATAATGACTAA
- a CDS encoding MarR family winged helix-turn-helix transcriptional regulator — MNFELDPMVSIFSLLRCANGLNRERAKFYGLNDLETIILIHIGHMANPSQKDIAEKLGAPKQTVNNIIKILKEDGLIDLIPDENDKRMRILSLTDKGEKIRDERLKPISQSNKRMYEKLGDEKVREIKDALKLLNDTIREDFMKEDEWKV; from the coding sequence ATGAATTTTGAACTTGATCCAATGGTCTCTATTTTTTCTTTGCTGAGGTGTGCAAATGGCCTTAATAGGGAGAGGGCAAAGTTTTATGGGCTTAATGACCTTGAAACTATTATCCTTATCCACATCGGCCACATGGCAAATCCTAGTCAAAAAGATATTGCAGAAAAACTTGGGGCTCCCAAGCAAACTGTAAATAATATCATTAAAATCCTTAAGGAAGACGGGCTGATTGACCTTATTCCAGACGAAAATGATAAGAGGATGAGGATTTTAAGCCTGACAGACAAAGGAGAAAAAATTAGGGATGAGAGATTAAAACCGATTAGCCAATCAAATAAGAGAATGTACGAGAAATTGGGCGATGAGAAGGTAAGGGAGATTAAAGATGCTCTTAAACTTCTTAACGACACAATTAGAGAAGATTTTATGAAGGAGGATGAATGGAAAGTATAA
- a CDS encoding type II toxin-antitoxin system RelE family toxin: MRIIYSEEALKSLKKLDKPVQRIIISYMDKIALLEEPRSRGKALSTNLRGFWRYRIGDYRILCEIQDEKLIICVVDIDHRKNIYNR, from the coding sequence ATGAGGATAATTTATTCTGAAGAGGCTCTCAAATCCCTTAAAAAATTGGATAAGCCAGTTCAAAGAATAATAATTTCCTATATGGATAAAATCGCTCTATTAGAAGAACCAAGGTCTAGGGGCAAGGCTTTATCGACAAATCTTAGGGGATTTTGGAGGTATAGGATAGGTGACTATAGGATTCTTTGCGAAATTCAAGATGAGAAGTTGATTATTTGTGTCGTTGACATTGATCATAGGAAAAATATATATAATAGATAG
- the relB gene encoding type II toxin-antitoxin system RelB family antitoxin produces MTTLTIRLNRDDKELFKKVAEENSKSLSDWARETLLRNIEEEYDEKLIEDYLLNKENMKFYTSEEVKKELGL; encoded by the coding sequence ATGACTACTTTAACAATTAGATTAAATAGAGATGACAAGGAGCTTTTTAAAAAAGTTGCCGAAGAGAATAGTAAGTCCCTATCAGATTGGGCAAGGGAGACCTTGCTCAGAAATATAGAAGAAGAATACGACGAAAAACTAATTGAGGACTATCTTTTAAATAAAGAAAATATGAAATTTTATACCAGCGAAGAAGTGAAAAAAGAGCTTGGTCTATGA
- a CDS encoding InlB B-repeat-containing protein — protein MRKKLTSLLLAIVMLLQVFIPPNIGLAEGEETPPQGKYVKVGEINAKSYDAKIMNELNRIAAKTRTSRSQRPGVSLFSSGPYFGDNNEPKDVDKPKYFGNVSAELDLNGLDGNPFQWNEIFGVDENGNPKPAQIIFRQMDYETSVDTGVYYMLQITKEGKYTWSDGEGKPSKLPLFSKSFKPYRYEVRIDERVSDKVKLLTSVSFGTQGSSPTFLPENADGEIIGNIKLGLTYNQIASTKFKSEWHTGVSEEDRPDMKANFAFDDEGDGVSPVSVELPKNDKDTKIIRDWYNDFDPDLVLSVYLEKTPDVKIDTSTAGLTFDTTNKTVKSDDHKFKYDFTYDVINGGKLTMTEILPITFDANEGKFSSITDPKADQQIVKEVEYGKDLTEEVEEPKKDLETFKGWAETADGPALSEADFKAKTTNVTEAKTFYAIWGNNDITAEELVVHESFKDGDNWINEFTPNMEKLEKQIRIKGEDGKYTPLNIDDHGFAVLDDTGKEIKSFELANSLYDKLKEDDKTEVSRNTTIKVRVDFKKTGKNVVIEVPIKVIKNIYEAKTKEGRPNYVPEDYVKVTVDPTTTAEKPQKYFYYVNPNAKVVIPGEDPVGVGDNLFVRWIMKADDATGDGSLYELTKRPRTMFEKNSTIKAEYTKDVIPQEGTEEPKNLPDNFVKVIFNPTEKGDMEGAKIFWVKKDRDVIIPVKNPVGNQYYTFKEWKIGANADGEVYEPSVKKKFENETIITATYKESPNIIPFDPTNTDDSKIFRPDGYVKVTFEAEKGLKLTEQKAYYVKANAGIKLGNDELKKPAYTEEDGYKFEKWDKEDATEIKADDIVVKAISKPLGDVIPANKEDGSPNEKPKGYITVTFKTTDKGGNIEKVLYLNPNKAVALEAYAPSVVPKTGYDFAGWDRPINEKIQYKDKTVITAQFNEKGAVIPKTNPDGSENKQPEGYKTVTFIIEPAEGGKIADGEVTVYYVNPDKEVTIQQPKTEADTGYEFEKWDQDTVKKAKKYTDDTTVKGNFKKLDDIIPANKEDGTPNEKPEGYVTLTFDKGEHGKDITGQTVYYVNPKADPSKTLGDTSIVKPEVKAEVGYKFTGWDTKDDFEIKADKTVTAKYDPIDDVIPKTKDDNSEKPDGYITVTFVKGDHGKELTGQAVYYVNPNKAVVLKDKAPTPVPNTGYEFARWDISIDQAIQYKDGAKITALYNDPDNISTTEVEGYVKVEFKPGTNGSLEGTQIYWIKPGVEVNIPAPTVKPDLGYKFNNWDKDLTVNLKANSPTYEITAEYKPLDDIIPQKNTDGSDKPEGYKVVKFVADDNGSLSGTTVYYVNPEKEVDLTDTANKITKKPNVGFVADGGKWTNEDNTDAALKATFENDKTFVYHFQSYKDVIPAEKIDQKPEGYVKVEFIAGENGKLEEGNKTYYVNPLKNITVGSDDLKIPTPVPNKNYDFDAWYEKIDDKPIKTDKKFVARFKLAKVTMTYEADDKTSGEVPAALSYDVGTEITLAGGNDLKKDNYSLTGWMIGEKIYKPGEKITLNENTTAVAVWDENLHTVQFDTDGGNYIPAQKVKHDTAIGEVPSPTKKGYLFVGWTLDGKIINPEEYKVTEDITLVAKYSEDVIPADEHGNPPAGTPDNFVKVSFVPTAEGKLEGTSIFYVNPEKEVIIPVNNPVGKGKKIFSAWKLGADAKGDEYNPKKAKLFDKETIITATYEEKSISSGEIIEVNGVESNPMKVDKDDEISDDQLISQLILPKGKSIKGAKVIKRPNTKVGDEFTSAIITVSYDDGTQVDTKVLIYVREPCKPCPAPEPGDNPGGGGYIPTPDPDPTLPDGGDDEKEPEDKEKTPDEENGKEKNPDREETPDKDKEETPEKPGDKDPKKPGQNQPPVKNDSKKNLDQTGTKIVKTINQTGTKVINQVKNFLNPTTGIISNYGLYIGLMAASSVGLFFTRDKKNEDEE, from the coding sequence ATGAGAAAAAAATTAACATCTTTGCTTTTAGCAATAGTGATGTTATTGCAAGTTTTTATCCCGCCTAACATAGGACTTGCTGAGGGAGAGGAGACTCCCCCTCAAGGCAAGTATGTAAAAGTAGGCGAGATAAATGCAAAAAGCTATGATGCAAAAATAATGAATGAATTAAATAGGATAGCTGCAAAGACCAGGACATCGAGATCACAAAGGCCGGGAGTTAGTTTATTTAGTTCAGGACCATATTTTGGAGATAATAACGAGCCAAAAGATGTGGATAAACCAAAATATTTTGGAAATGTAAGTGCGGAATTAGACCTAAATGGTCTAGACGGGAATCCATTCCAGTGGAATGAAATATTTGGAGTAGATGAAAACGGAAATCCAAAACCAGCCCAAATAATTTTTAGGCAAATGGATTATGAAACAAGTGTAGATACTGGCGTATATTATATGTTACAAATTACTAAAGAAGGTAAATACACTTGGTCTGATGGAGAAGGTAAACCATCTAAACTACCTCTATTTTCAAAGAGTTTTAAACCTTACAGATACGAAGTAAGGATTGATGAAAGAGTCTCAGATAAGGTTAAACTTTTGACTTCTGTAAGTTTTGGTACTCAAGGCTCAAGTCCTACATTTTTACCAGAAAATGCAGATGGGGAGATAATTGGAAATATTAAATTAGGACTTACTTACAATCAAATCGCATCTACCAAGTTTAAATCTGAATGGCATACAGGTGTTTCTGAAGAAGACAGACCAGACATGAAAGCAAACTTTGCCTTTGATGATGAAGGAGACGGGGTGTCTCCAGTAAGTGTAGAATTACCAAAGAACGATAAAGACACTAAAATTATAAGAGACTGGTACAATGATTTTGATCCTGACCTTGTGTTGTCAGTTTATCTAGAAAAAACTCCAGATGTCAAAATAGATACAAGCACAGCTGGATTAACTTTTGATACAACAAATAAAACTGTCAAATCAGATGACCATAAATTCAAATACGACTTCACCTACGATGTCATAAATGGTGGTAAGCTTACTATGACAGAGATCTTACCTATCACCTTTGATGCCAATGAGGGTAAATTCTCTTCTATTACAGACCCAAAGGCTGACCAACAAATCGTAAAAGAAGTTGAATACGGAAAAGATTTGACAGAAGAGGTTGAAGAGCCTAAAAAAGACCTAGAAACCTTTAAGGGTTGGGCGGAAACAGCAGATGGTCCTGCCCTAAGTGAAGCAGACTTTAAGGCAAAAACTACAAATGTTACAGAAGCAAAAACCTTCTATGCTATTTGGGGTAACAACGATATTACAGCTGAAGAACTAGTAGTCCATGAATCTTTTAAAGATGGCGATAATTGGATTAATGAATTTACTCCTAACATGGAAAAATTAGAAAAGCAAATTAGGATAAAAGGTGAAGATGGAAAATACACTCCACTTAATATCGACGACCATGGTTTTGCCGTATTAGATGATACTGGAAAAGAAATCAAATCCTTTGAGTTAGCAAATAGCTTGTATGATAAACTAAAAGAAGATGATAAAACTGAAGTATCTCGAAATACTACTATTAAAGTAAGGGTGGATTTTAAGAAAACTGGCAAAAATGTAGTTATAGAGGTACCTATTAAAGTTATTAAAAACATATACGAGGCAAAAACCAAAGAGGGTAGGCCAAATTATGTTCCAGAAGATTATGTAAAGGTGACAGTAGACCCAACTACAACAGCTGAAAAACCACAAAAATACTTCTACTATGTAAATCCAAATGCCAAGGTAGTAATACCTGGCGAAGACCCAGTAGGGGTGGGTGATAACTTATTTGTAAGATGGATAATGAAGGCAGATGACGCTACAGGTGATGGTAGTCTTTACGAATTAACAAAAAGACCAAGAACCATGTTTGAAAAGAATTCAACAATTAAGGCAGAGTACACTAAGGACGTCATCCCACAAGAGGGAACTGAAGAACCTAAGAACTTACCAGATAATTTTGTAAAAGTTATTTTCAATCCTACAGAAAAAGGTGATATGGAAGGTGCAAAAATATTCTGGGTTAAGAAGGATAGAGATGTAATAATCCCAGTTAAAAACCCTGTTGGTAATCAATACTACACCTTCAAAGAATGGAAGATTGGTGCAAATGCGGATGGAGAAGTTTATGAACCAAGTGTGAAAAAGAAATTTGAAAATGAAACAATCATCACAGCAACCTATAAGGAATCACCTAATATTATCCCATTTGACCCAACAAATACTGATGACTCAAAGATATTCAGACCTGATGGTTATGTCAAAGTAACATTTGAAGCAGAAAAAGGCTTAAAATTAACAGAACAAAAAGCCTACTATGTAAAGGCAAATGCAGGTATAAAACTTGGAAATGATGAACTTAAAAAACCTGCATACACAGAAGAAGATGGTTATAAGTTCGAAAAGTGGGATAAAGAAGATGCAACAGAAATCAAAGCAGACGATATAGTTGTAAAAGCAATTTCAAAACCACTTGGCGATGTAATTCCAGCTAATAAAGAAGATGGAAGTCCAAATGAAAAACCAAAAGGTTATATCACAGTTACTTTCAAGACTACAGACAAGGGTGGAAATATAGAAAAAGTTCTTTATCTCAACCCAAATAAGGCTGTAGCCCTAGAAGCTTATGCTCCATCAGTAGTTCCAAAAACTGGTTATGATTTTGCTGGTTGGGACAGACCAATCAATGAAAAAATTCAATACAAAGATAAGACCGTAATCACAGCTCAGTTTAACGAAAAAGGCGCTGTAATCCCAAAGACAAATCCAGATGGAAGTGAAAATAAACAACCAGAAGGATACAAAACAGTTACATTTATAATTGAACCAGCAGAAGGCGGCAAGATTGCTGATGGTGAAGTTACAGTCTACTATGTAAATCCTGATAAAGAAGTAACAATTCAACAGCCAAAGACAGAAGCTGACACAGGATATGAATTTGAAAAGTGGGACCAAGATACTGTTAAAAAAGCTAAGAAATACACCGATGACACCACAGTTAAAGGTAACTTCAAAAAGCTTGATGATATTATTCCAGCAAACAAGGAAGATGGAACACCAAACGAAAAACCAGAAGGTTATGTGACCCTAACCTTTGACAAGGGCGAGCATGGAAAAGATATAACAGGACAAACTGTTTATTATGTAAATCCAAAAGCTGACCCTTCTAAAACTTTAGGAGACACATCAATAGTAAAACCAGAAGTAAAAGCAGAAGTTGGTTATAAATTTACTGGCTGGGACACTAAAGATGATTTTGAAATAAAAGCTGATAAAACTGTTACCGCTAAGTATGATCCTATTGATGATGTAATTCCAAAGACAAAGGATGACAATTCTGAGAAACCAGATGGCTATATCACTGTAACATTTGTTAAGGGTGACCATGGAAAAGAATTAACTGGACAAGCAGTTTACTATGTAAATCCAAACAAGGCAGTAGTTCTTAAGGATAAAGCTCCTACTCCTGTTCCAAATACTGGATATGAATTTGCAAGATGGGATATTTCTATAGACCAAGCAATTCAATACAAAGATGGTGCAAAAATCACAGCTCTTTATAATGATCCTGATAACATTTCTACAACTGAAGTAGAAGGTTATGTAAAAGTTGAATTTAAACCTGGAACCAATGGCTCATTAGAAGGCACACAAATATACTGGATTAAACCAGGAGTTGAAGTGAATATTCCTGCACCGACTGTAAAGCCAGATCTTGGTTATAAATTTAACAATTGGGATAAAGATTTAACTGTAAATTTAAAAGCAAATTCACCTACTTATGAAATCACAGCCGAATATAAGCCACTTGATGATATTATTCCACAGAAAAACACAGATGGTTCTGATAAGCCAGAGGGATATAAGGTTGTAAAATTTGTGGCAGATGACAATGGTAGCCTATCAGGAACAACTGTTTACTATGTAAATCCTGAAAAGGAAGTAGACCTAACAGATACTGCAAATAAAATTACTAAAAAACCAAATGTTGGCTTTGTTGCTGATGGCGGAAAATGGACAAATGAAGATAATACAGATGCTGCATTAAAGGCAACATTTGAAAATGATAAGACTTTTGTTTATCATTTCCAATCATATAAGGATGTTATCCCAGCAGAAAAAATAGATCAAAAACCAGAAGGCTATGTTAAAGTTGAATTTATAGCAGGTGAAAATGGTAAATTAGAAGAAGGAAACAAGACCTATTATGTAAATCCATTAAAGAATATCACAGTAGGTTCAGATGACCTTAAAATACCAACTCCTGTACCAAATAAAAACTACGATTTTGATGCCTGGTATGAAAAAATTGATGATAAACCTATCAAAACCGACAAGAAATTCGTTGCTAGGTTCAAATTGGCCAAGGTAACCATGACCTATGAAGCAGATGATAAAACATCAGGAGAAGTTCCAGCTGCTTTGTCATATGATGTAGGCACAGAGATAACCCTAGCTGGTGGCAATGACCTAAAGAAAGATAATTATTCTTTGACTGGTTGGATGATTGGAGAAAAAATCTACAAACCAGGTGAAAAAATCACTCTAAATGAAAACACAACTGCAGTAGCTGTTTGGGATGAGAATTTGCATACAGTTCAGTTTGATACAGATGGCGGAAATTATATTCCAGCACAAAAGGTAAAACATGATACTGCTATTGGAGAGGTTCCATCCCCAACAAAAAAAGGTTATTTATTTGTTGGATGGACTCTTGATGGTAAGATTATCAATCCAGAAGAATACAAAGTCACAGAAGATATAACCCTAGTTGCTAAATATTCAGAGGATGTTATACCAGCTGATGAACATGGTAATCCACCAGCTGGAACTCCAGATAATTTTGTAAAAGTTAGCTTTGTTCCAACAGCCGAAGGAAAACTCGAAGGAACTAGTATATTCTATGTAAATCCAGAAAAAGAAGTAATAATTCCTGTAAATAATCCTGTAGGAAAGGGTAAGAAAATATTTAGTGCATGGAAGCTTGGCGCTGATGCAAAAGGCGATGAATATAATCCTAAGAAAGCTAAATTATTTGATAAAGAGACAATAATTACAGCTACTTATGAAGAAAAGAGCATTTCATCAGGTGAAATAATCGAAGTTAACGGTGTTGAATCTAATCCAATGAAAGTGGATAAAGACGATGAGATAAGTGATGACCAATTGATAAGTCAACTTATACTTCCTAAAGGAAAGAGTATTAAGGGAGCAAAAGTAATAAAACGTCCTAATACTAAAGTTGGAGATGAATTTACATCTGCTATAATCACAGTAAGTTATGATGATGGAACTCAAGTAGATACAAAGGTATTAATCTACGTAAGAGAACCATGCAAGCCATGTCCAGCTCCAGAGCCAGGGGACAATCCAGGAGGCGGTGGTTATATACCTACTCCAGATCCTGACCCAACATTACCTGATGGTGGTGATGATGAAAAGGAACCTGAAGATAAGGAAAAGACTCCTGACGAAGAAAATGGCAAGGAGAAAAATCCTGATAGGGAGGAAACTCCTGACAAAGATAAGGAAGAAACTCCAGAAAAACCAGGAGATAAAGATCCTAAAAAGCCTGGTCAGAACCAACCACCTGTTAAAAATGATAGCAAGAAAAATCTAGACCAAACTGGCACAAAGATTGTGAAAACTATTAACCAAACAGGTACAAAAGTAATTAACCAGGTGAAGAACTTCCTAAATCCTACAACTGGTATCATAAGCAATTATGGACTATATATAGGATTGATGGCAGCATCAAGTGTCGGACTATTCTTTACAAGAGATAAAAAGAATGAGGACGAAGAATAA